A portion of the Natronococcus sp. AD-5 genome contains these proteins:
- a CDS encoding arsenate-mycothiol transferase ArsC, giving the protein MSNDTTRIAFVCVQNAGRSQMASAFAEHECKARELTDFIEIVTGGTQPADSVHNVVVEVMQEHGIDLSDRTPREITHEDLQDCNYVITMGCSAEGVCPATWSGENRDWNLDDPHGNDIETVREIRDEIETRVSTLFNELTGKRY; this is encoded by the coding sequence GTGAGTAACGATACCACACGAATCGCATTCGTCTGTGTACAGAACGCCGGACGGTCTCAGATGGCTTCCGCATTTGCCGAACACGAATGTAAGGCTCGGGAACTGACCGACTTCATCGAGATCGTTACCGGTGGAACTCAGCCAGCCGATTCCGTTCACAACGTAGTGGTTGAAGTCATGCAAGAGCACGGCATCGACTTGAGCGACCGAACCCCGCGGGAGATCACGCACGAAGACCTCCAGGACTGTAACTACGTCATCACAATGGGTTGTTCGGCAGAAGGCGTTTGTCCGGCAACGTGGAGCGGTGAGAACCGCGACTGGAACCTTGACGATCCGCACGGGAACGATATCGAGACGGTCCGAGAAATCCGTGATGAGATTGAAACACGTGTTTCAACACTATTCAATGAACTGACTGGCAAACGATACTAG
- the arsB gene encoding ACR3 family arsenite efflux transporter codes for MSSSDHEHGPDCGCPNCGDPRSMNFLDKYLTVWIFAAMAIGIGFGYVSPGSAETVNELPLVEIGLILMMYPPLAKVNYGRLPTVFRNWRVLGLSTIQNWLIGPTLMFVLAIVFFSGAFFGLSARPEFFLGLIFIGMARCIAMVLVWNELAEGSNEYAAGLVAFNSVFQILTYGVYIWSFAMFLPPLLGMEYLVSDFTVTTVQVFEAIAIFLGVPFAAGILTRYVGVKRKSEEWYSETFIPMISPMTLIALLFTVVIMFSTQGENIIAAPMDVAWIAVPLTIYFVVMFFVSFGMGRGIGADYSTTTAIGFTAASNNFELAIAVAIAVFGIGSSVAFATVIGPLIEVPVLLALVHVALYFQRKFDWASFDVGQLGDQPGPPMSEDH; via the coding sequence ATGAGCAGTTCCGATCACGAGCACGGGCCGGACTGTGGCTGTCCGAACTGTGGCGATCCACGGTCGATGAACTTTCTCGATAAATACCTGACCGTCTGGATCTTCGCTGCGATGGCGATTGGAATCGGCTTCGGGTACGTCTCACCAGGGAGTGCTGAAACAGTGAACGAACTCCCGCTCGTTGAGATCGGATTGATCTTGATGATGTATCCGCCACTGGCGAAGGTGAACTACGGACGGCTGCCAACGGTATTTCGGAATTGGCGCGTTCTCGGATTGAGCACGATCCAGAACTGGCTCATCGGACCGACGCTCATGTTCGTCCTCGCCATCGTCTTCTTCAGCGGTGCATTCTTCGGCCTTTCCGCCCGGCCCGAGTTCTTCCTCGGATTAATCTTCATCGGGATGGCGCGCTGTATCGCCATGGTTCTCGTCTGGAACGAACTCGCAGAGGGGTCGAACGAATACGCCGCAGGATTGGTTGCATTCAACAGCGTCTTCCAAATCCTCACCTACGGGGTGTACATTTGGTCCTTCGCAATGTTCCTCCCGCCGCTCCTGGGCATGGAGTATCTCGTCTCCGACTTCACGGTCACGACGGTACAAGTATTCGAAGCGATCGCAATCTTCCTTGGCGTTCCGTTCGCTGCGGGGATTCTGACCCGCTACGTTGGCGTCAAGCGAAAAAGCGAGGAGTGGTACTCGGAGACGTTCATCCCGATGATCAGTCCTATGACGCTAATCGCGCTGTTGTTCACCGTCGTCATCATGTTCTCGACGCAGGGAGAGAATATCATCGCCGCACCGATGGACGTTGCCTGGATTGCAGTTCCGCTTACGATTTATTTCGTGGTGATGTTCTTCGTGAGCTTCGGTATGGGGCGCGGAATCGGCGCGGACTACTCGACAACGACCGCAATCGGGTTCACCGCCGCATCGAATAACTTCGAGCTCGCTATCGCAGTGGCCATCGCCGTGTTCGGAATCGGATCGAGCGTTGCATTTGCGACCGTGATCGGTCCACTGATCGAAGTGCCTGTTCTACTCGCGCTCGTTCACGTCGCACTGTACTTCCAGCGAAAATTCGACTGGGCAAGTTTCGACGTCGGTCAACTCGGTGATCAACCAGGGCCGCCTATGTCGGAAGACCACTAA
- a CDS encoding RidA family protein gives MQSNADETTSGTGSNAPTLGERRQFSSESKRQREGSKHRGAMGSRIGSSDLIFLEGILPEKDGEVLNDLSTEEQTELCFERLKSLLSARRVDLSTVMKFEVQMTTAAEKEAVDRVYQNQFEDQFPPRTEVGVCSLPGGADIQFDVIAAQE, from the coding sequence ATGCAATCGAACGCCGATGAGACGACTAGTGGGACAGGCTCTAATGCACCGACACTCGGAGAGCGAAGACAGTTCAGTAGCGAAAGCAAGCGGCAGCGCGAGGGGAGCAAACACAGGGGTGCGATGGGGAGTCGAATCGGCAGTTCGGATCTCATCTTCCTCGAAGGAATTCTCCCCGAGAAAGACGGAGAAGTCCTGAACGATCTCTCAACCGAAGAGCAGACAGAGCTATGTTTCGAGAGGCTCAAATCGCTGCTGTCGGCCCGTCGTGTGGATCTGAGTACCGTTATGAAGTTCGAAGTTCAGATGACGACTGCTGCGGAGAAAGAGGCCGTTGACCGCGTCTACCAGAACCAATTCGAGGATCAATTTCCGCCTCGAACGGAGGTCGGTGTTTGCTCACTTCCCGGTGGTGCTGACATCCAGTTTGATGTGATTGCTGCACAGGAGTGA
- a CDS encoding ArsR/SmtB family transcription factor translates to MAETDRLQRYLEDELGECRNEDLQRRLAELDELESVLNEETISHDIETLSALGNETRYRLVRLLVEADEELCVCEITPLVDVSDSGVSHAFSRLVGAGIVTKRKDGRWRKYEATPKAVALLTVLDGSR, encoded by the coding sequence ATGGCAGAAACAGATCGTTTGCAGCGTTATTTGGAAGACGAATTGGGGGAATGTCGTAATGAGGATCTTCAGCGACGACTGGCGGAACTGGACGAACTTGAGTCGGTTTTGAACGAGGAGACCATCTCACACGATATCGAGACGCTGTCAGCACTCGGTAATGAGACGCGGTACCGGTTGGTTCGACTGCTTGTCGAAGCGGACGAAGAGCTCTGCGTCTGTGAAATCACACCCCTCGTTGACGTCAGCGACAGTGGTGTGAGCCATGCGTTTTCTCGACTGGTTGGTGCCGGCATCGTGACGAAGCGGAAAGACGGTCGCTGGCGGAAGTATGAGGCTACGCCGAAAGCGGTCGCATTGCTTACAGTCCTCGACGGTTCTCGCTGA
- a CDS encoding arsenate-mycothiol transferase ArsC, translated as MPERQSTDDGDENEYRLVFFDEIHPIGDYVSGDLGGMVLPKRRRRHRIVAARRRRQINDKDRVRLLGNAGRSQMATAFAEQKRDRRGLDVDIVTGGTEPAESVHDEVIEALQEEGIDISDRTPRQITAEEVTDADYIVTMGCSVDQFRPDDWEGDHRVWSLDATETREQRDEIKHQVVELFDELET; from the coding sequence TTGCCCGAGCGCCAATCCACCGACGATGGCGATGAGAACGAATACCGTCTGGTATTTTTCGACGAAATCCATCCGATCGGGGATTACGTCTCTGGCGATTTAGGGGGTATGGTTCTTCCAAAACGTCGCCGTCGGCACAGGATTGTAGCTGCGAGAAGACGAAGACAGATTAATGACAAAGATCGTGTTCGCTTGCTCGGAAACGCTGGTCGGAGCCAGATGGCGACAGCATTCGCAGAACAGAAACGTGACAGGCGCGGATTGGACGTCGATATTGTGACGGGGGGAACGGAGCCTGCTGAGAGCGTTCACGACGAAGTAATCGAGGCGCTTCAAGAAGAAGGAATTGACATCAGCGACCGAACGCCACGCCAAATTACGGCGGAAGAAGTTACAGATGCAGATTACATTGTGACAATGGGATGCTCGGTCGATCAATTCCGTCCCGACGATTGGGAGGGTGATCACCGCGTCTGGTCGCTTGATGCAACCGAAACGCGAGAGCAGCGCGACGAAATTAAACACCAAGTCGTGGAGTTATTCGACGAACTCGAAACATAG